In a single window of the Candidatus Zixiibacteriota bacterium genome:
- the dsrB gene encoding dissimilatory-type sulfite reductase subunit beta yields the protein MAETHERRTDYGPPHYEQFLPPIIKENYGKWKYHEIIKGGVMVHVSESGAKLYTVRAASGRLISVDKIRIYCDLADKYCGGHLRFTSRHNVEFLITDEKNIDPIIADLAALGHPVGGIGKSITSIVHTQGWVHCHSAATDASGIVKAVMDDLIEYFTEEKLPAKLRIALACCLNMCGAVHCSDIAILGIHTHAPVTNHSMLKKQCEIPSVVASCPTNAIRPATVDGHQSVEVIEENCMFCANCFTVCPSMPLNDPKTDGISIWVGGKVSNARHEPMFSKLAIPFLPNNPPRWPEVTIAIRKLVELWAANARPYERMGEWIERIGWPKFFKMSGIPFEKTHIDDFKHAGLTFKRSTHLTF from the coding sequence ATGGCAGAGACACATGAACGGCGGACAGACTATGGCCCGCCACATTACGAGCAATTCTTGCCGCCAATCATTAAAGAAAACTACGGCAAGTGGAAATATCATGAGATCATCAAAGGCGGAGTCATGGTTCATGTCTCCGAAAGTGGTGCAAAACTTTACACGGTCCGGGCAGCCTCGGGTCGTCTGATCTCGGTCGATAAGATTCGGATATACTGTGACCTTGCTGACAAATACTGTGGTGGCCATCTGCGCTTCACCAGTCGTCACAATGTCGAGTTCCTGATAACAGATGAGAAGAATATCGATCCGATCATCGCCGACCTGGCCGCGTTGGGTCATCCGGTTGGTGGTATTGGTAAGTCGATTACGTCGATTGTCCATACCCAGGGTTGGGTTCATTGTCACTCCGCCGCAACTGATGCCTCTGGTATCGTCAAGGCTGTGATGGACGACCTGATCGAGTATTTTACGGAAGAGAAATTGCCGGCCAAGCTGCGTATCGCTCTGGCCTGTTGCCTTAATATGTGCGGTGCTGTGCACTGTTCGGATATCGCCATTCTTGGTATTCATACTCATGCACCTGTCACCAATCACTCAATGCTTAAGAAGCAGTGTGAGATTCCCAGTGTAGTAGCTTCCTGCCCGACCAATGCAATCCGTCCCGCTACTGTGGACGGCCATCAGTCGGTCGAGGTTATCGAAGAGAACTGCATGTTCTGTGCGAACTGCTTCACAGTGTGTCCGTCGATGCCATTGAATGATCCAAAAACTGATGGTATTTCCATCTGGGTCGGTGGCAAGGTTTCGAATGCTCGGCACGAACCGATGTTCTCGAAGCTCGCTATTCCGTTCCTTCCCAATAATCCACCGCGCTGGCCGGAAGTTACAATCGCTATTCGGAAGTTGGTGGAGCTGTGGGCAGCGAACGCTCGTCCGTATGAACGTATGGGTGAGTGGATTGAACGCATTGGCTGGCCGAAGTTCTTCAAGATGTCCGGTATCCCGTTTGAGAAGACACATATTGATGACTTCAAACATGCCGGTCTGACATTTAAGCGGTCAACCCACCTAACCTTCTAA
- the dsrA gene encoding dissimilatory-type sulfite reductase subunit alpha: MADTLPKTPMLDELETGAWPSFVKEIKTAAKRSPMSRDLLGQLEQSYREGIGHWKHGGIVGVMGYGGGVIGRYSDLPEEWPGVSHFHTMRINQPAGWYYTSEALRQICDIWEKRGSGMTNMHGSTGDIILLGTTTDQLEPIFDDLQKINFDIGGSGSDVRTPSCCLGQSRCEWACYDTMALTHDLTMTYQDEMHRPPFPYKFKFKMSGCPNDCVASIARADLSIIGTWRDDIQMDQAAVKEYIDGGLDVVNDVIVNCPGKCMRLDGDKLSIDNEFCVRCMHCINVMPKALRPGKDRGATILLGSKAPIVEGALLSSVMIPFMKMEAPYEDLKELVEAIWDIWGDEGKNRERVGEFIQRVGMGNFLEAIGLEPTPEMVAHPRENPYVFYGEDEGE, from the coding sequence ATGGCTGACACACTACCGAAAACCCCCATGCTTGATGAATTGGAGACGGGGGCTTGGCCAAGCTTCGTTAAGGAGATCAAGACGGCGGCTAAGCGTAGCCCCATGTCTCGCGATCTTCTGGGTCAGTTGGAACAATCATATCGCGAAGGAATCGGCCACTGGAAACACGGCGGTATCGTCGGTGTGATGGGCTATGGCGGCGGCGTTATTGGTCGTTATTCGGACCTTCCCGAAGAATGGCCTGGCGTTTCCCACTTCCATACCATGCGTATTAACCAACCGGCTGGTTGGTATTACACCTCAGAAGCTCTCCGTCAGATCTGTGACATCTGGGAGAAGCGTGGTTCTGGTATGACCAATATGCACGGCTCAACCGGTGACATAATCCTGCTGGGTACAACGACGGACCAGCTGGAACCGATATTTGACGATCTTCAGAAGATCAACTTCGATATTGGTGGTTCGGGATCAGATGTTCGTACTCCCAGTTGTTGCCTTGGTCAATCGCGCTGCGAGTGGGCCTGCTACGACACAATGGCTCTCACGCATGACCTCACCATGACTTATCAGGACGAAATGCACCGTCCGCCATTCCCATATAAGTTCAAGTTCAAGATGTCCGGTTGTCCGAATGACTGTGTGGCTTCGATTGCTCGTGCCGACTTGTCCATTATCGGTACCTGGCGCGATGACATCCAGATGGATCAGGCGGCCGTAAAGGAATACATCGATGGTGGGCTTGATGTAGTCAACGATGTGATTGTCAACTGTCCCGGCAAGTGCATGAGGCTTGATGGTGACAAACTGAGTATTGACAATGAGTTCTGTGTTCGTTGCATGCATTGTATTAACGTGATGCCGAAGGCTCTGCGTCCTGGTAAGGACCGTGGTGCTACGATTCTTCTAGGCTCGAAGGCTCCGATTGTCGAGGGCGCTTTGCTATCGTCCGTGATGATTCCGTTTATGAAGATGGAAGCACCTTACGAGGATCTTAAGGAACTCGTAGAGGCTATCTGGGATATTTGGGGAGATGAAGGTAAGAACCGTGAACGCGTTGGTGAGTTCATTCAGCGTGTAGGCATGGGTAATTTCCTCGAAGCAATCGGTTTAGAACCGACTCCTGAGATGGTTGCTCATCCGCGTGAAAATCCTTATGTGTTCTACGGCGAAGACGAAGGCGAGTAA
- a CDS encoding hydrogenase iron-sulfur subunit gives MDTKIGIYICKGCEIGKSLDCDKLVEENASKVVVCKTHDILCTPEGIKCIKDDIKAEGLNRVIVAACSARVFPEMFQFGGDILTDRVPIREYVTYTHEPNDEDTQTMAEDYIAMGIARVETTEVPEPHIEETSKDILVVGGGMTGMTAANAAADAGYKVHLVEKEAELGGWARKFTKGFPKQPPYDQPVTIGCEELVKAVTSSENITIHTSTTIEKTAGQPGQFDVTMNNGSQETHRVGAIILSSGWKPYETDKLSNWGYGVSPDVVTNIELEEMVSNGSIKRPSTGKDVESVVFLQCAGSRDQEHLPYCSAVCCRVSLKQVKYVREQYPNAKVFVVYKDVRSPQQFEMFYAAVQDDDAVFFTKGELESVSKGDDGKLNVEVSETLLGEDISINADMVVLATGMVPTTKVEDEGAEDADGTENAVEEATPEGETSDGKKEAAGAEKGARILNLTYRQGTDLPTLKYGFPDSHFVCFPYETRRTGIYAAGAVRVPMDFASATNDAYGATMKAIQAVESCARGVAVHPRSGDAGFPDFFFQRCTQCKRCTEECPFGTLDEDDKGTPKPNPFRCRRCGVCLGACPERIVSFKDFNINMVSQMIKSISMPDEFDEKPRILVFICENDALPAIDMSALKRQKYNAMLRIIPIRCLGSMSTVWISDALASGFDGVILIGCKKGDDYQCHFVKGSELASYRMENVRDKLKQLVLEEERVEVHELSISDFDKIPGIFDDFLEVMETVGPNPYKDL, from the coding sequence ATGGATACGAAGATTGGCATCTATATTTGCAAGGGCTGCGAGATTGGCAAATCCCTCGATTGCGACAAGTTGGTAGAAGAGAATGCTTCCAAAGTCGTGGTCTGTAAAACTCATGATATCCTTTGCACGCCGGAAGGCATAAAGTGTATCAAAGACGATATCAAAGCCGAAGGTCTCAACCGAGTTATTGTAGCTGCGTGCTCGGCCCGTGTTTTCCCAGAGATGTTCCAGTTTGGTGGCGATATCCTCACCGACCGCGTTCCTATTCGCGAGTATGTGACTTATACGCACGAGCCAAATGATGAAGACACGCAAACGATGGCGGAGGACTATATCGCCATGGGGATCGCCCGTGTTGAGACTACTGAAGTTCCTGAACCTCATATTGAGGAAACGAGCAAAGATATTCTGGTCGTTGGTGGTGGCATGACCGGCATGACAGCGGCCAATGCTGCTGCTGATGCAGGCTACAAGGTTCATCTCGTGGAAAAAGAAGCCGAGCTTGGTGGTTGGGCCAGGAAGTTCACTAAGGGTTTTCCCAAACAGCCGCCCTATGATCAGCCGGTTACTATTGGGTGCGAAGAATTGGTTAAGGCTGTTACGTCGAGTGAGAATATTACTATTCACACCTCAACAACTATTGAGAAGACGGCGGGCCAGCCAGGCCAGTTTGACGTAACGATGAACAACGGTTCCCAGGAAACGCATCGGGTGGGTGCTATTATTCTGTCCAGTGGCTGGAAACCGTATGAGACGGATAAACTCAGCAACTGGGGTTATGGCGTTTCTCCTGATGTGGTTACCAATATCGAGTTAGAAGAGATGGTAAGCAACGGCAGCATCAAGCGCCCGTCTACCGGCAAGGATGTTGAGAGCGTTGTATTTTTGCAGTGTGCCGGTTCGCGCGATCAGGAACATTTGCCATACTGTTCGGCGGTTTGCTGTCGAGTATCACTGAAGCAGGTCAAGTATGTACGTGAGCAGTATCCCAACGCCAAGGTGTTCGTGGTATACAAAGATGTTCGGTCGCCGCAACAGTTCGAGATGTTCTATGCTGCGGTGCAGGATGATGATGCGGTGTTTTTCACCAAAGGCGAATTGGAATCTGTTTCCAAGGGTGATGACGGTAAATTGAATGTCGAAGTGTCCGAGACTCTACTCGGTGAGGATATCAGTATCAATGCCGACATGGTTGTTCTCGCTACCGGTATGGTTCCTACCACCAAGGTCGAGGACGAAGGTGCTGAGGATGCGGATGGCACAGAAAACGCAGTCGAGGAAGCTACTCCTGAAGGCGAAACGAGTGATGGCAAGAAGGAAGCTGCCGGTGCAGAAAAGGGTGCTCGCATTCTAAATCTAACCTACCGCCAGGGTACCGATCTGCCAACCCTCAAATATGGTTTCCCTGATTCGCATTTTGTCTGTTTCCCGTATGAAACTCGTCGCACTGGTATCTACGCCGCGGGTGCAGTTCGTGTGCCGATGGACTTTGCCAGCGCTACTAATGATGCGTACGGCGCGACCATGAAGGCTATCCAGGCCGTTGAGTCCTGCGCCAGAGGCGTCGCAGTACATCCCCGCTCAGGTGATGCCGGATTCCCTGATTTCTTTTTCCAGAGATGCACTCAGTGTAAGCGTTGTACTGAGGAATGCCCGTTTGGAACGTTGGATGAGGATGATAAGGGGACACCCAAGCCAAACCCATTCCGTTGTCGTCGCTGTGGTGTTTGTCTCGGTGCTTGTCCTGAGCGTATCGTGTCGTTCAAGGATTTCAACATCAACATGGTCTCGCAGATGATCAAGTCGATTTCTATGCCCGATGAGTTCGACGAGAAACCGCGTATACTTGTTTTTATCTGCGAAAACGATGCTCTGCCGGCGATTGATATGTCGGCTCTGAAGCGTCAGAAATACAATGCCATGTTACGGATCATACCAATCCGTTGCTTGGGATCGATGAGCACGGTTTGGATCAGTGATGCTCTGGCCAGCGGATTCGATGGTGTGATTCTTATTGGCTGTAAGAAGGGTGACGATTATCAGTGTCACTTTGTAAAAGGCTCAGAACTGGCCTCTTATCGTATGGAGAATGTACGTGATAAGCTCAAGCAACTTGTGCTTGAAGAAGAGAGGGTTGAAGTTCATGAGCTATCCATCTCGGATTTCGACAAGATTCCGGGTATTTTCGATGACTTCCTGGAGGTAATGGAAACAGTCGGACCTAACCCGTATAAGGACTTGTAG
- a CDS encoding CoB--CoM heterodisulfide reductase iron-sulfur subunit A family protein yields MAEYEPVQDEIKADTLVVGGGIAGMTTAIETAEVQKHVILAERLPSLGGRVAAMNQYFPKLCPPTCGIEINLKRIRVSPYIRVLTLAEVTDVSGKPGDYTVTMTLNPRFVNDRCTCCDKCAEVCEIERVDDFNYGMKKTKAVYLPHLMSYPPHYVVDPEFAGDERMKKCAEACEYDAIELEMKPRTVTIKVGAVVWATGWKPYDASKIDNLGYGKYDNIVTNLMMERLASKTGPTDGKVVRPSDQGEIKSIGFVQCAGSRDENHLPYCSAVCCLASMKQATYIREQYPEADVHLFYIDVRSPGRLEDFYVKSQEDEKLHFHRGKVGAITENPANKNVILEAENTLTGEITKTEVDMAVLAVGMVPNTADDKPPLDTVQDEFGFIVPSNQGVIGAGTVHRPFEVSASIQDATGAALKAIIAGGRK; encoded by the coding sequence ATGGCCGAATACGAACCGGTCCAGGATGAGATCAAGGCTGATACCTTAGTCGTTGGCGGTGGAATTGCCGGCATGACGACGGCTATCGAAACGGCCGAGGTTCAGAAACATGTGATCCTCGCAGAACGACTGCCATCACTTGGTGGACGGGTAGCCGCGATGAACCAGTATTTCCCTAAGCTATGTCCGCCGACTTGCGGCATTGAGATCAATCTTAAGAGAATACGGGTCAGTCCTTACATCCGGGTGCTCACGCTTGCCGAGGTGACTGATGTTTCGGGTAAGCCGGGCGACTACACGGTGACGATGACACTCAATCCACGTTTTGTGAATGATCGCTGTACCTGTTGCGATAAGTGCGCTGAAGTGTGCGAAATTGAGCGCGTCGATGATTTCAATTATGGCATGAAGAAGACAAAAGCGGTCTATCTGCCGCACCTGATGTCTTACCCGCCACACTACGTTGTTGATCCGGAGTTTGCCGGTGACGAACGGATGAAGAAATGTGCCGAGGCCTGCGAATACGACGCTATCGAGCTTGAAATGAAACCTCGCACGGTAACGATTAAGGTCGGAGCTGTTGTCTGGGCGACTGGATGGAAACCTTACGATGCATCCAAGATAGATAATCTGGGATATGGTAAGTACGACAACATTGTCACCAACTTGATGATGGAGCGGTTGGCTTCCAAGACTGGCCCGACGGACGGTAAGGTTGTTCGCCCTTCAGATCAGGGTGAGATTAAAAGTATTGGATTCGTTCAGTGTGCTGGTTCACGTGATGAGAACCACCTGCCGTATTGTTCGGCGGTGTGTTGTCTGGCTTCGATGAAGCAGGCTACCTATATCCGCGAGCAGTATCCTGAAGCCGACGTACACTTGTTCTATATTGATGTTCGCTCTCCAGGCCGTCTTGAGGATTTCTATGTCAAGAGCCAGGAAGATGAGAAACTGCATTTCCATCGCGGCAAGGTTGGTGCTATTACTGAGAACCCGGCCAACAAGAATGTCATTCTGGAAGCTGAGAATACATTGACCGGTGAGATAACAAAGACAGAGGTAGATATGGCTGTCCTGGCAGTGGGTATGGTGCCCAATACTGCTGATGACAAGCCGCCTCTGGACACAGTCCAGGATGAGTTTGGCTTCATTGTTCCTAGCAACCAGGGGGTAATTGGGGCCGGGACTGTCCATCGTCCTTTCGAGGTTTCGGCCTCAATACAGGATGCCACCGGAGCTGCGCTTAAGGCCATCATAGCCGGGGGGAGGAAGTAA
- a CDS encoding DUF523 domain-containing protein: MSEDKIVIAVSACLLGHKVRYDGEHRRHEWIANRLAQRVKLLPICPELDAGLSVPREPIDLIGEIGNPRAIGRESETDLTDKLRQSASIRLQKKDIKHFSAFIFKDKSPSCAIRGEKIILKSGRIVRKGTGIFAAELMRRYPQLPVIHAIDLDDDHKRESFMTHVLAYHRQQADSRNR, encoded by the coding sequence ATGAGTGAGGACAAGATCGTCATAGCCGTTAGTGCCTGTCTCCTGGGACACAAAGTTCGCTACGACGGTGAACACAGGCGGCATGAATGGATAGCAAATAGGCTCGCACAGCGAGTCAAACTGCTGCCGATTTGCCCCGAACTTGATGCCGGGCTGAGTGTTCCCCGTGAACCGATTGATCTCATCGGAGAAATTGGAAATCCACGAGCCATCGGCCGTGAATCCGAAACCGACCTGACCGACAAACTCAGGCAGTCAGCATCAATCAGGCTTCAAAAAAAAGACATAAAGCACTTCAGTGCCTTCATCTTCAAAGACAAATCCCCAAGCTGCGCTATTCGCGGTGAGAAGATCATCCTCAAATCGGGTCGCATTGTTCGCAAAGGAACCGGTATTTTTGCCGCCGAGCTGATGCGTCGGTATCCCCAGCTTCCAGTCATTCACGCCATAGACCTCGATGATGATCACAAGCGTGAGAGTTTCATGACGCACGTCCTAGCATATCACCGTCAACAGGCAGACTCTCGGAACCGCTGA
- a CDS encoding class I SAM-dependent methyltransferase — MLSELSLGKEDILLDVGTGCGEWALAAAARCRRVIGLDISSSSLDHARVRADKLGLANVIFALGSFEEPQAHIDLSSHRINRMAAVYALHHLPDDLKARSIKGLASLLTRPGRMVVGDLMFFEDPALHTAAFEEVDYDGGETDFPCKADFLTDLFQNLGAEVVVRRVHPLVGVVTAWFV; from the coding sequence GTGCTGAGTGAGTTGTCGCTTGGTAAGGAGGATATCCTCCTTGACGTTGGGACCGGATGTGGTGAATGGGCTTTGGCGGCTGCGGCGCGCTGTCGGCGGGTAATCGGTCTCGACATAAGCTCCAGTAGTTTGGATCATGCGCGAGTGAGGGCGGACAAGTTAGGACTGGCTAATGTGATCTTTGCTCTCGGTTCGTTTGAGGAACCACAGGCACACATAGATCTGAGTAGCCATCGGATCAATCGGATGGCGGCGGTATATGCCCTGCATCATCTCCCGGACGACCTCAAAGCAAGAAGCATCAAAGGTCTGGCATCTCTGTTAACTCGCCCCGGACGGATGGTTGTCGGTGATCTGATGTTCTTCGAAGATCCTGCATTGCATACGGCCGCTTTCGAGGAAGTAGACTACGATGGGGGCGAGACAGACTTTCCCTGCAAAGCGGATTTCCTGACGGATCTATTTCAGAATCTTGGAGCTGAGGTCGTGGTCCGTCGAGTGCATCCGCTGGTGGGAGTGGTTACCGCCTGGTTCGTGTAG
- a CDS encoding glutamine--tRNA ligase/YqeY domain fusion protein, which yields MSPDEPIKPTNFIRDIIDQDLANNKNDSRVHTRFPPEPNGYLHIGHGKSICLNFGVATDYGGLCNLRFDDTNPTREETEYVDAIMEDIRWLGFDWDDRLFYASDYFDQLYEFALKLIKSGKAYVDDLSADEIRKYRGTLTEPGKDSPYRNRPVEENIDLFERMRAGEFEDGTRVLRAKIDMSAGNLNMRDPVIYRVLHAHHHRTGDKWCIYPMYDWAHGQSDSIEGITHSLCDLDFEDHRPLYDWCVEQLGIHHPQQIEFARLNLSYTVLSKRKLRELVEGAHVTGWDDPRMPTLSGLRRRGYTPEAIRNFMDRIGIAKRDSIVAVADLEFAIREDLNKHSLRVMGVLNPLKVVIDNYPEDQTEQLDAINNPEDASAGTRKIPFSRELYIEREDFREDPPKKYFRLSPGREVRLRYGFFITCTDFVKDDQTGEIAEVHCTYDPATRGGDSPDGRKVKGTIHWVSASHAIEAKTRLYDRLFTKENPMAVSEGEDFKDNLNPDSLEIITALVEPGLVDAKPGSRYQFERRGYFCVDTVDSTPGKPVFNRTVTLRDTWARIEKAQKK from the coding sequence ATGTCCCCAGACGAACCGATCAAACCGACCAATTTCATCCGCGACATAATCGATCAGGACCTGGCCAACAACAAGAACGACAGCCGCGTTCATACTCGTTTTCCCCCGGAACCAAACGGCTACCTTCACATCGGTCACGGCAAATCGATCTGCCTGAACTTCGGTGTCGCCACCGACTATGGTGGTCTATGTAACCTCCGTTTCGACGATACAAATCCGACTCGTGAGGAAACTGAATACGTCGATGCTATCATGGAAGATATTCGTTGGTTGGGATTTGACTGGGACGATCGCCTTTTCTATGCCTCAGATTACTTTGATCAGCTCTATGAGTTCGCCTTGAAGCTAATTAAGTCTGGCAAAGCGTATGTCGACGACCTATCGGCTGACGAGATCAGGAAATATCGCGGCACTCTGACCGAACCGGGCAAGGATAGCCCTTATCGTAATCGCCCCGTCGAAGAGAACATCGACCTGTTCGAACGAATGCGGGCCGGAGAATTCGAAGATGGCACCCGTGTGCTACGGGCGAAAATCGATATGTCTGCGGGGAATCTGAATATGCGCGACCCGGTCATCTACCGTGTCCTCCATGCTCATCATCATCGCACTGGCGACAAATGGTGCATCTATCCCATGTATGACTGGGCGCATGGGCAATCGGATTCCATCGAAGGCATCACGCATTCATTGTGTGATCTTGATTTCGAGGATCACCGTCCGCTATATGATTGGTGCGTTGAACAACTCGGTATACATCATCCGCAACAAATTGAGTTCGCACGGCTGAACCTCAGCTATACAGTGTTGAGCAAACGTAAGCTCCGCGAACTGGTCGAGGGTGCTCATGTTACCGGGTGGGATGATCCCCGGATGCCTACTCTGTCCGGTTTACGACGACGTGGCTACACTCCCGAGGCAATCCGCAACTTCATGGACAGGATAGGTATTGCCAAACGCGACAGCATAGTGGCAGTAGCCGATTTGGAATTTGCCATCCGCGAAGACCTCAACAAACATTCACTTCGAGTGATGGGCGTCCTCAATCCCCTCAAGGTCGTCATTGACAACTACCCCGAAGATCAGACCGAGCAGTTAGATGCCATCAATAACCCTGAAGACGCATCTGCCGGAACACGCAAGATTCCGTTCTCGCGCGAATTGTATATTGAACGTGAAGACTTCCGCGAGGACCCGCCAAAGAAATATTTCCGTCTGTCTCCCGGACGTGAAGTTCGACTGCGCTACGGGTTTTTCATTACCTGTACAGATTTCGTCAAGGACGATCAAACTGGCGAGATTGCCGAAGTCCACTGCACTTACGATCCGGCAACTCGCGGTGGTGATTCCCCCGACGGCCGCAAAGTAAAAGGTACTATTCACTGGGTGTCAGCTTCCCATGCCATTGAAGCTAAGACCCGTTTGTATGATCGGCTATTCACGAAAGAGAACCCGATGGCTGTCAGCGAGGGCGAAGACTTCAAAGATAATCTTAATCCTGACTCGTTGGAAATAATCACAGCGCTAGTGGAACCAGGCCTCGTCGATGCTAAACCGGGGAGCCGCTACCAGTTCGAGCGACGTGGATATTTCTGTGTGGATACTGTGGACTCAACTCCGGGAAAGCCTGTCTTCAATCGTACTGTCACATTGCGCGACACCTGGGCACGGATTGAGAAGGCGCAGAAGAAGTAA
- a CDS encoding methyltransferase domain-containing protein: protein MNSQDKKIDWSDKCFREMLVYQRKSAIHKHGRDRIAGFYGLRPGMTVLDVGCGLGFLGRNYWGFFGEGGHYIGVDVSPDLLEQARKGSSEWADGGEASFTAGDVYSLPFADNTIDAVMCQTLLMHLKDPEQALREMIRVVKPGGVVICQEPDNLTPQLKKRHWSLPDDSIEDLLLRTKVAVLCNKGRIKLGLGDDSIGPRVYLMMRQLGLTTVDVTTTEYVPHLYPPYTDKQEKVQLEMIQKQVLDDERSETLRERWRRDFMAGGGTPEEWARYCTYGDKLIAQMREQINDECYFYCGAYPQYYTKGIKPRN from the coding sequence GTGAATTCACAGGACAAGAAGATCGACTGGTCGGACAAGTGTTTCAGAGAGATGCTTGTATACCAGCGGAAATCAGCCATACACAAGCACGGTCGAGATCGCATTGCCGGTTTCTATGGATTGCGCCCCGGTATGACGGTGCTGGATGTCGGTTGTGGGCTTGGATTCCTGGGTCGCAATTACTGGGGATTTTTCGGTGAAGGGGGACACTATATTGGAGTAGATGTGTCGCCCGATCTTCTGGAGCAAGCGCGCAAGGGATCGAGCGAGTGGGCTGATGGAGGGGAAGCTAGCTTCACTGCCGGTGATGTATATAGTCTGCCATTTGCTGATAACACCATCGATGCTGTGATGTGTCAGACGCTCCTGATGCATCTGAAGGATCCGGAGCAAGCTCTACGGGAGATGATTCGCGTCGTCAAACCAGGTGGCGTAGTGATCTGCCAGGAACCGGATAACCTGACCCCTCAACTCAAGAAGCGGCATTGGTCACTTCCGGATGACAGTATCGAGGATTTGCTATTGAGGACCAAGGTTGCGGTATTGTGCAACAAGGGTCGTATCAAACTCGGTTTAGGCGATGACAGCATAGGTCCCAGAGTGTATCTCATGATGCGGCAATTGGGTTTGACCACTGTAGATGTAACCACTACTGAATACGTTCCTCATCTCTATCCTCCCTACACCGACAAGCAGGAGAAGGTTCAGTTGGAGATGATTCAGAAGCAGGTGCTCGACGATGAACGAAGCGAAACACTGAGAGAGCGATGGCGCAGGGATTTCATGGCCGGGGGAGGAACGCCTGAGGAATGGGCGCGTTACTGCACGTATGGCGACAAACTCATCGCACAAATGAGAGAACAGATCAACGATGAGTGTTACTTCTATTGCGGGGCATATCCCCAATACTATACCAAGGGCATCAAGCCCAGGAATTGA